A single region of the Massilia sp. erpn genome encodes:
- a CDS encoding phosphopentomutase, whose protein sequence is MSRAFILLLDSFGLGATPDADKYGDSATNTFGHIAAWAAKIGQPMQLPTMEKLGLAAAAHTACGEWAAGFDRRDGFAGAYGAAREQSTGKDTQSGHWEIAGVPVLFDWGYFPKTVPSFPAELTDQLQALTGVPGFLGNCHASGTEIINRLGDEHVATGKPILYTSADSVLQIAAHEEHFGLERLYEMCEKAYELVKPYNIGRVIARPFVGADSNYKRTSNRHDYAVPPPAPTLLDHVKDAGGEVIALGKISDIYAAQGVSRVVKGVDNMALFDALLKVQDEAGEKSLTFVNFVDFDQAFGHRRDVAGYSNALHEMDARLPEFIAKLKEGDLCVITADHGCDPTSPGSDHTREHIPMIFFGPGVKERSLGISETFSDIGQTIAHHLGVKPLANGTNLL, encoded by the coding sequence ATGTCACGCGCCTTTATCCTTTTGCTTGACTCCTTCGGCCTCGGCGCAACGCCGGACGCCGATAAATACGGCGATAGCGCAACCAATACCTTTGGTCATATCGCCGCCTGGGCCGCCAAGATCGGCCAGCCGATGCAGCTGCCGACCATGGAAAAACTGGGCCTGGCCGCCGCCGCCCACACCGCCTGCGGCGAATGGGCCGCCGGCTTCGACCGGCGCGACGGTTTCGCCGGCGCTTACGGCGCGGCGCGCGAACAATCCACCGGCAAGGACACGCAAAGCGGCCACTGGGAAATCGCCGGCGTGCCGGTGCTGTTCGACTGGGGTTACTTCCCCAAGACCGTACCATCCTTCCCGGCCGAACTGACCGACCAGCTGCAGGCGCTGACCGGCGTGCCGGGCTTCCTCGGCAACTGCCACGCCTCCGGCACCGAAATCATCAACCGCCTGGGCGACGAGCATGTCGCAACTGGCAAGCCGATTCTCTACACCTCGGCCGACTCGGTCCTGCAGATCGCCGCCCACGAAGAACACTTCGGCCTGGAGCGCCTGTACGAGATGTGCGAGAAGGCCTATGAGCTGGTCAAGCCTTACAACATCGGCCGCGTGATCGCGCGCCCCTTCGTCGGCGCCGACAGCAATTACAAGCGCACTTCCAACCGCCACGACTACGCCGTGCCGCCGCCGGCGCCGACCCTGCTCGACCACGTCAAGGACGCGGGCGGCGAGGTGATCGCCCTTGGCAAGATCAGCGATATCTACGCCGCGCAAGGCGTGAGCCGCGTGGTCAAGGGCGTGGACAATATGGCCCTGTTCGACGCGCTGCTGAAAGTGCAGGACGAGGCGGGCGAGAAGTCCCTGACCTTCGTCAACTTCGTCGACTTCGACCAGGCCTTCGGCCACCGCCGCGACGTGGCGGGCTATTCGAACGCCCTGCACGAAATGGATGCGCGTCTGCCGGAATTCATCGCCAAGCTGAAAGAAGGCGATCTGTGCGTGATCACCGCCGACCATGGCTGCGATCCGACTTCGCCCGGCTCCGACCACACCCGCGAACATATCCCGATGATCTTCTTCGGCCCCGGCGTCAAGGAACGCTCGCTCGGCATCTCCGAGACCTTCTCCGACATCGGCCAGACTATCGCCCATCACCTTGGCGTGAAACCACTTGCAAACGGAACCAACCTCTTATGA
- the xapA gene encoding xanthosine phosphorylase, giving the protein MLNNSPFQAAAIVRSRMPANFQPRVALVLGSGLGVLAEQMQDAVAIGFDELPGFPISTVHGHAGQLVMGTLSGVQVVCLKGRGHFYEGYGMGVMTSAVRTLKLLGVEMLFVTNAAGSLRTEVDAGSLVALNDHINFLPGTPMIGPNDERFGPRFFSMANAYDAELRKLLQATAAEKGVTLHEGVYIAYPGPNFETPAEIRAFGRLGADVVGMSVVPEVVPARHCGLKVVGVSVITNLAEGLSPFPLSHEQTLKYAAIGAESLIKLILAFLENVAKTPAPKA; this is encoded by the coding sequence ATGTTGAATAATTCCCCATTCCAGGCCGCCGCTATTGTCCGTTCGCGCATGCCCGCCAATTTCCAGCCGCGCGTCGCGCTGGTGCTGGGTTCCGGCCTGGGCGTGCTGGCCGAGCAGATGCAGGATGCCGTGGCCATCGGTTTCGATGAGTTGCCAGGTTTCCCGATCAGCACCGTGCACGGCCACGCTGGCCAGCTGGTGATGGGCACCCTGTCCGGCGTGCAGGTGGTGTGCCTGAAAGGCCGCGGCCACTTCTACGAAGGCTATGGCATGGGCGTGATGACGTCCGCCGTGCGCACCCTGAAGCTGCTGGGCGTGGAAATGCTGTTCGTGACCAATGCCGCCGGTTCCCTGCGCACCGAAGTCGATGCCGGCTCCCTGGTGGCGCTGAACGACCATATCAACTTCCTGCCGGGCACCCCGATGATCGGCCCGAACGACGAGCGTTTCGGCCCGCGCTTCTTCAGCATGGCCAATGCCTATGACGCCGAGCTGCGCAAGCTGCTGCAAGCGACCGCCGCCGAAAAAGGTGTGACCCTGCACGAAGGCGTGTACATCGCCTACCCAGGCCCGAACTTCGAGACCCCGGCCGAGATCCGTGCCTTCGGCCGCCTGGGCGCCGACGTGGTCGGCATGTCGGTGGTGCCGGAAGTGGTGCCGGCCCGTCATTGCGGCCTGAAAGTGGTGGGTGTGTCCGTCATCACCAACCTGGCCGAAGGCCTGTCGCCTTTCCCGCTGTCGCACGAGCAGACCCTGAAATATGCCGCCATCGGCGCCGAAAGCCTGATCAAGCTGATTCTGGCCTTCCTCGAAAACGTAGCGAAAACGCCGGCTCCCAAAGCCTAA
- a CDS encoding carbohydrate kinase, producing the protein MSDLPKKEQLYELIRANPFISQQELAEQMGLSRSAVAGHIASLIRERRLLGRAYVLPDERPLLCIGAANLDRKLRTLAPLQMGTSNPAGASETCGGVARNIAENLTRLGLPTALLTALGGDAAGQALQAHAEAAGIDMSGSLKLHGMASGTYTAVLDAGGEMVLALADMALYEQLSPAFLASRQPQRSAAALVAADLNLPLDSVALLLDEARSSGVPLVIVAVSQPKMARLPADLRGLQLLILNRGELETRSGRALPTEADVRAACLELQSQGVQDIIVTCGAAGVYHTIPGDLHWMPAHEVDVVDVTGAGDAFAAAVCWSLAQGSGDLTQACAHGLQAAALTLQSPHTVSPALSADAIASATHHAEPQ; encoded by the coding sequence ATGAGCGACTTACCGAAAAAAGAACAGCTGTATGAGCTGATCCGCGCCAACCCCTTCATCTCCCAGCAGGAGCTGGCCGAGCAGATGGGCTTGTCGCGCTCGGCCGTAGCCGGCCATATCGCCAGCCTGATCCGCGAGCGGCGGCTGCTGGGGCGCGCCTATGTGCTGCCGGACGAGCGCCCCCTCCTCTGCATCGGCGCGGCCAATCTGGACCGCAAGCTGCGCACCCTGGCGCCACTGCAGATGGGCACCTCGAATCCGGCCGGCGCCAGCGAAACCTGCGGCGGTGTGGCGCGCAATATCGCCGAGAACCTGACGCGCCTGGGCCTGCCCACCGCCCTGCTTACCGCCCTGGGCGGCGACGCCGCCGGCCAGGCCTTGCAAGCGCACGCCGAGGCGGCCGGCATCGATATGAGCGGCAGCCTGAAACTGCATGGCATGGCCAGCGGCACGTATACCGCCGTGCTGGACGCGGGCGGCGAGATGGTGCTGGCCCTGGCCGATATGGCCCTGTATGAACAGCTCTCGCCCGCCTTCCTCGCCAGCCGCCAGCCGCAGCGCAGCGCCGCCGCCCTGGTGGCGGCCGACCTCAATCTGCCGCTCGACAGCGTGGCCCTGCTGCTGGACGAGGCGCGCAGCAGCGGCGTGCCGCTGGTGATCGTGGCCGTCTCGCAGCCGAAGATGGCGCGCCTGCCGGCCGACCTGCGCGGCCTGCAATTGCTGATCCTGAACCGCGGCGAGCTGGAAACCCGCAGCGGCCGCGCCCTGCCCACCGAGGCCGATGTGCGCGCCGCCTGCCTGGAACTGCAGTCGCAGGGCGTGCAGGACATCATCGTCACCTGCGGCGCAGCGGGCGTCTACCACACCATCCCGGGCGACCTGCACTGGATGCCGGCGCATGAGGTGGACGTGGTCGACGTCACCGGCGCCGGCGACGCCTTCGCCGCAGCTGTCTGCTGGTCACTGGCGCAAGGCAGCGGCGACCTGACCCAGGCTTGCGCGCACGGCCTGCAGGCAGCCGCCCTCACGCTGCAAAGCCCGCATACCGTTTCACCCGCGCTGTCGGCTGATGCCATCGCCAGCGCAACTCATCACGCTGAACCGCAATAG
- a CDS encoding pseudouridine-5'-phosphate glycosidase — protein sequence MQQYLSLSPEVANARAAGKAIVALESTIISHGMPYPQNVQMANEVEQIIRDAGAVPATIAIIDGKICIGLTPEQLELLGKSPEALKVSRRDLPYVLSQNKLGATTVAATMICAQLAGISVFVTGGIGGVHRGAETSFDISADLQELSQTNVAVVCAGVKSILDIGLTLEYLETLGVPVISVGQPGFPAFFTRESGFNADFQLDTAVEQAAFLHTKWRLGLKGGVIVSNPVPQADAMPKEEIDAITVQALQEADENGVTGKKITPFLLARIKTLTQGRSLATNIALVKNNARVGAELARAMLEHPAA from the coding sequence ATGCAACAATATCTCTCCCTCTCGCCCGAAGTGGCGAACGCGCGCGCCGCCGGCAAGGCCATCGTGGCGCTGGAGTCGACCATCATCTCGCACGGCATGCCCTATCCGCAAAACGTGCAGATGGCGAACGAAGTGGAACAGATCATCCGCGACGCGGGTGCGGTGCCGGCCACCATCGCCATCATCGACGGCAAGATCTGCATCGGCCTGACGCCGGAGCAGCTGGAACTGCTGGGTAAATCGCCGGAAGCGCTGAAGGTCAGCCGCCGCGACCTGCCTTACGTGCTGTCGCAGAACAAGCTGGGCGCCACCACCGTGGCCGCCACCATGATCTGCGCCCAGCTGGCCGGCATTTCCGTCTTCGTCACCGGCGGCATCGGCGGCGTGCACCGCGGTGCCGAGACCAGCTTCGATATCTCGGCCGACCTGCAGGAACTGTCGCAGACCAATGTGGCCGTGGTGTGCGCCGGCGTGAAATCCATCCTCGACATCGGCCTGACGCTGGAATACCTGGAAACCCTGGGCGTGCCCGTGATCAGCGTCGGCCAGCCAGGCTTCCCGGCCTTCTTCACGCGCGAAAGCGGCTTCAATGCCGACTTCCAGCTCGATACGGCGGTGGAACAAGCCGCCTTCCTCCACACCAAATGGCGCCTGGGCCTGAAGGGCGGCGTCATCGTCAGCAATCCGGTGCCGCAAGCGGACGCCATGCCCAAAGAGGAAATCGACGCCATCACCGTGCAGGCCTTGCAGGAAGCCGATGAAAACGGCGTCACCGGCAAGAAGATCACGCCCTTCCTGCTGGCGCGCATCAAGACCCTGACCCAGGGCCGCAGCCTGGCCACCAATATCGCGCTGGTGAAGAACAACGCCCGCGTCGGCGCCGAGCTGGCGCGCGCCATGCTGGAGCATCCTGCCGCGTAA
- a CDS encoding LysR family transcriptional regulator produces the protein MSIDLKQLKYFLAVAEEKSFSRAAERLHISQPPLSQQIMKLEAELGVKLFARTTRTFELTVAGKALMVEAADVLAKMRMTIDTVRQIDRGEVGRLRVGIVGSAMWGPIPSLLEEFQSKYPQVTWTLHELGPTVQYDALRAKQIDIGFWREPKLDEDGLRNDNLRQELCFRENVCVAVNEHHPLAKQEAIELSDIANEPMLTLALDKSAFPRYLIQCCVKAGFHPTVFQEATEPQTLLAMVGAGLGVTLMPETTSRIGWPGVVFLPIRSNPPSANLYIAYPALDDAPVVRAFLNILRPPSRDGL, from the coding sequence ATGTCCATCGATCTGAAGCAGTTGAAGTACTTCCTTGCCGTCGCCGAAGAAAAGAGTTTCAGCCGTGCCGCCGAAAGGCTGCACATCTCGCAGCCGCCTTTGAGCCAGCAAATCATGAAGCTGGAAGCGGAGCTGGGCGTGAAGCTGTTCGCGCGCACCACCCGCACCTTCGAGCTGACGGTGGCAGGCAAGGCGCTGATGGTGGAGGCGGCGGACGTGCTGGCCAAGATGCGCATGACCATCGACACCGTGCGCCAGATCGACCGCGGCGAGGTGGGTCGGCTGCGCGTGGGCATCGTCGGCTCCGCGATGTGGGGGCCGATCCCCAGCCTGCTGGAGGAATTCCAGAGCAAGTATCCGCAAGTGACGTGGACCCTGCACGAACTGGGACCGACCGTGCAGTACGATGCCCTGCGCGCCAAGCAGATCGACATCGGCTTCTGGCGCGAGCCCAAGCTCGACGAGGATGGGCTGCGCAACGACAATCTGCGCCAGGAGCTGTGCTTCCGCGAGAATGTGTGCGTGGCGGTGAACGAGCACCATCCGCTGGCCAAGCAGGAAGCCATCGAGCTGAGCGACATCGCCAACGAACCAATGCTGACCCTGGCCTTGGATAAATCCGCCTTCCCGCGCTATCTGATCCAATGCTGCGTGAAGGCCGGTTTCCATCCCACGGTCTTCCAGGAAGCCACCGAGCCGCAAACCCTGCTGGCCATGGTCGGCGCCGGCCTCGGCGTCACCCTGATGCCCGAAACCACCAGCCGGATAGGATGGCCTGGCGTCGTGTTCCTGCCGATCCGCAGCAATCCCCCCTCGGCCAATCTCTACATCGCCTACCCCGCATTAGACGATGCCCCGGTCGTGCGCGCCTTCCTCAACATCCTCCGCCCGCCCTCCCGCGACGGCCTTTGA
- a CDS encoding MarR family winged helix-turn-helix transcriptional regulator yields MLELKDLPSFDTLSQFAKLYPNPDVDGVRTWLLLSRSCSDMMGDFEQNLARHGLSQTKFFVLLLLKRNPDGMGVRRLAEGVNVSSPTMTGIIDRLEHAKLCRREQDASDRRAWVVRLLPAGETLLAAALPEHYAWVAQLMSVFSQDEREQLSMLMRKLNGSVAQIRAAA; encoded by the coding sequence ATGCTTGAGCTTAAGGACCTTCCCAGCTTTGATACTTTGTCCCAGTTCGCCAAGTTGTATCCGAATCCGGACGTGGATGGGGTGCGGACCTGGCTGCTGCTGTCGCGCAGTTGCAGCGATATGATGGGGGACTTTGAACAGAACCTGGCGCGCCATGGCTTGTCGCAGACGAAGTTCTTTGTCCTGCTGCTGTTGAAGCGTAATCCGGATGGGATGGGCGTGCGGCGCCTGGCCGAGGGCGTTAATGTCTCTTCGCCGACGATGACGGGAATTATCGACCGTCTGGAGCACGCGAAGCTGTGCCGCCGTGAGCAGGATGCGAGCGACCGGCGCGCCTGGGTGGTGCGCTTGCTGCCCGCCGGGGAAACCTTGCTGGCGGCGGCGCTGCCGGAACACTATGCCTGGGTGGCGCAGCTGATGTCGGTCTTCAGCCAGGATGAGCGTGAGCAGCTGAGCATGCTGATGCGCAAGCTGAATGGCAGCGTGGCCCAGATCAGAGCTGCCGCTTAA
- a CDS encoding MFS transporter, which translates to MKHPFAIVALLAIAGLAAVSQLYLPLPLLPLIGRQFGLEPAAAGAALGAFSLAYAVGFLLFGPLSDRLGRKPVMVGGLLALGIVTLLLSQAATPAQLIAGRALQGLATAAFPPAALAYLAESMPARLRLWALAWLSTAFLLAGLVGQIYGGMAGQALGLAWTIALPCPIYLAAAWLLARLPREQRAAAGASLGASYAGLFAVLRKPELRGVYAPALLLMLCFMAFYLGLDRYQGSALRAAGLSPLATRAVAMPGFLMPLAVAVLLPRFGAQRMVSAGLATAAAGLLLASCADGLGLLLLSSVLFVAGVGIGVPSLIARTSALADASWRGQAVSLYTFLMFSGASLGPVLAQTMNGLRASTYFAALAMLMGGALLFSLPRSQSQAAAVKTH; encoded by the coding sequence ATGAAACACCCTTTCGCCATTGTCGCTTTACTGGCCATCGCCGGCCTGGCGGCTGTGTCCCAGCTGTATCTGCCGCTGCCCTTGCTGCCTCTGATCGGCCGCCAGTTCGGTCTGGAACCGGCCGCCGCCGGCGCCGCCCTGGGCGCCTTCAGCCTGGCGTATGCGGTGGGCTTTCTGCTGTTCGGCCCACTGTCCGACCGGCTGGGACGCAAGCCGGTGATGGTGGGCGGCTTGCTGGCCTTGGGCATCGTGACGCTGCTTTTGAGCCAGGCCGCGACGCCGGCGCAGCTGATCGCCGGCCGCGCGCTGCAGGGATTGGCAACGGCGGCCTTCCCGCCCGCCGCCCTGGCCTATCTGGCCGAATCCATGCCGGCCCGTTTGCGCCTGTGGGCGCTGGCCTGGCTCAGCACAGCCTTCCTGCTGGCCGGCCTGGTGGGACAGATTTATGGCGGCATGGCCGGACAGGCACTGGGCCTGGCCTGGACCATCGCCCTGCCCTGCCCGATCTATCTGGCTGCGGCCTGGCTGCTGGCGCGCTTGCCGCGGGAACAGCGCGCCGCCGCCGGCGCCAGCCTGGGTGCCAGCTATGCGGGCCTGTTCGCCGTCCTGCGCAAGCCGGAGCTGCGCGGCGTGTATGCCCCGGCCTTGCTGCTGATGCTGTGCTTTATGGCTTTCTACCTGGGACTGGACCGCTACCAGGGCAGCGCGCTGCGCGCCGCCGGTCTGAGTCCGCTCGCCACCCGCGCCGTCGCCATGCCGGGCTTTCTGATGCCGCTGGCCGTGGCAGTGCTGCTGCCGCGCTTCGGCGCCCAGCGCATGGTCAGCGCCGGCCTGGCGACAGCGGCGGCGGGTCTGCTGCTGGCCTCCTGTGCCGACGGCCTGGGCTTGCTGCTTTTGTCCAGCGTGCTGTTCGTGGCCGGCGTCGGCATCGGCGTACCGAGTCTGATTGCCCGCACCAGCGCCCTGGCCGATGCGAGCTGGCGCGGCCAGGCAGTGTCGCTGTACACCTTCCTGATGTTCAGCGGCGCCAGCCTCGGTCCCGTGCTGGCCCAGACCATGAACGGCTTGCGCGCCTCCACCTATTTCGCGGCGCTGGCAATGCTGATGGGCGGCGCCCTGCTTTTCAGCCTGCCCCGCAGCCAAAGCCAGGCCGCCGCTGTCAAAACCCATTGA
- a CDS encoding AfsA-related hotdog domain-containing protein yields the protein MHLQLVVAEEFSQFVQKPGVQSYRSLLEQLRGNQIESLRGKTLVAGQGLSEMQIDHAFCLGIALGLSQEFSCWNEWSRNSRAGYALSHKHRNENVLISTPRRIDASNFDADLLIDANSELMLDHLTGLHVQGMVLTEACRQMFIAVTEAHCMGADAPAKRYFVINEMNMRFLQFAFPLPATIQYKMLDFQQPRPDRTSVVADMEVMQNGRAVAGMAVKFSVFDAAYLGPREHQLAEQALAHSVDLATADFAARGLVQPKNVAAPVVQAA from the coding sequence ATGCATCTGCAGTTAGTAGTCGCTGAAGAGTTTAGCCAATTCGTACAAAAACCGGGCGTACAGTCGTACCGCAGCCTGCTGGAACAACTGCGCGGCAACCAGATCGAGAGCCTGCGCGGCAAGACCCTGGTGGCAGGCCAGGGCTTGAGCGAGATGCAGATCGACCACGCGTTTTGCCTCGGCATCGCGCTCGGCCTGAGCCAGGAGTTCAGCTGCTGGAACGAGTGGAGCCGCAACAGCCGCGCCGGTTATGCCCTGTCGCACAAGCACCGCAACGAGAACGTGCTGATCTCGACCCCGCGCCGCATCGACGCCAGCAACTTCGACGCCGATCTGCTGATCGACGCCAATAGCGAATTGATGCTCGACCACCTGACCGGCCTGCACGTGCAGGGCATGGTACTGACCGAGGCTTGCCGCCAGATGTTCATCGCCGTGACCGAGGCGCATTGCATGGGCGCCGACGCGCCGGCCAAGCGCTACTTCGTGATCAACGAAATGAATATGCGCTTCCTGCAGTTCGCCTTCCCGCTGCCGGCCACCATCCAGTACAAGATGCTGGACTTCCAGCAGCCGCGCCCCGACCGCACCAGCGTGGTGGCCGATATGGAAGTGATGCAGAACGGCCGCGCCGTGGCCGGCATGGCCGTCAAGTTCAGCGTCTTCGATGCGGCCTACCTCGGCCCGCGCGAACACCAGCTGGCGGAACAAGCCCTGGCCCATAGCGTGGACCTGGCCACCGCCGATTTTGCCGCGCGCGGCCTGGTGCAGCCGAAGAACGTGGCAGCCCCCGTCGTGCAGGCGGCTTAA
- a CDS encoding HAD family phosphatase, which translates to MQSKRFAFFDVDETLIDLKSMFSFRAHYHRERLGAWRGALADWLAQRRLRRMLAQGLPRNDVNRAFYRIFRGHARSALQASARRWFAEVSCQPDFYIAPVLEALERHRAAGVEPVFVSGSSLEILQPLADALAVRHLLVNRLALDGGRFTGELLAPQTIGEGKRTAVLTFLATQGANGADCYGYGDHVSDLPLLECVGHPTVVAREPAMLELANQRGWPVLLPHLNPH; encoded by the coding sequence ATGCAAAGCAAGCGTTTCGCTTTCTTCGACGTGGATGAAACCCTGATCGATCTGAAAAGCATGTTCAGCTTCCGCGCCCATTACCACCGCGAGCGCCTCGGCGCCTGGCGCGGCGCGCTGGCCGACTGGCTGGCGCAGCGCCGCCTGCGCCGCATGCTGGCGCAAGGCCTGCCGCGCAATGACGTGAACCGCGCCTTCTACCGCATCTTCCGCGGCCACGCGCGCAGCGCCCTGCAGGCCAGCGCCCGGCGCTGGTTTGCCGAAGTGTCGTGCCAGCCCGATTTCTACATCGCGCCGGTGCTGGAAGCGCTGGAACGCCATCGCGCGGCGGGCGTCGAGCCGGTCTTCGTGTCCGGCTCCTCGCTGGAAATCCTGCAGCCGCTGGCCGACGCGCTGGCCGTACGCCATCTGCTGGTCAACCGCCTGGCGCTCGACGGCGGGCGCTTTACCGGCGAGCTGCTGGCGCCGCAGACCATTGGCGAAGGCAAGCGCACCGCGGTGCTGACCTTCCTCGCCACGCAGGGCGCCAACGGCGCCGACTGTTATGGCTATGGCGACCACGTGTCCGACCTGCCGCTGCTGGAATGCGTGGGCCACCCCACCGTGGTGGCGCGCGAACCGGCCATGCTGGAACTGGCGAACCAGCGCGGCTGGCCGGTGCTGCTGCCGCATCTGAATCCGCATTGA
- a CDS encoding DUF2165 family protein, whose product MSIRIAALSRLILLSGLAAWLSIAVFNNMTDPGTNHQLLGHMLSMDLLRSEAVLGAGLAWHAWPVEHVPALLYGVITVQLLVAAALWSAALLFARAGWSGRLRELRQARSVAVLALSGFLLLWLWFACGGLWFGYWIKQGAVQSVHLTMILIALGALLYAQSTPTQEAPLHAA is encoded by the coding sequence ATGTCGATCCGCATCGCGGCGCTAAGCCGCCTGATTCTGCTGTCGGGCCTCGCGGCCTGGCTCAGCATCGCTGTATTCAACAATATGACCGATCCCGGCACCAACCACCAGTTGCTGGGCCATATGCTGTCGATGGACCTGCTGCGCAGCGAGGCGGTGCTGGGCGCGGGGCTGGCCTGGCATGCCTGGCCGGTGGAGCATGTGCCGGCCCTGCTGTATGGCGTGATCACCGTGCAGCTGCTGGTGGCGGCGGCGCTGTGGAGCGCGGCCCTGCTGTTCGCCCGCGCCGGCTGGAGCGGCCGCCTGCGCGAACTGCGCCAGGCGCGCAGCGTGGCCGTGCTGGCCTTGTCCGGCTTCCTGCTGCTCTGGCTGTGGTTTGCCTGCGGCGGCCTGTGGTTCGGCTACTGGATCAAGCAGGGCGCCGTGCAGTCGGTGCACCTGACCATGATCCTGATCGCGCTCGGCGCCCTGCTCTACGCGCAAAGCACGCCGACCCAGGAAGCGCCTTTGCACGCCGCCTGA
- a CDS encoding efflux transporter outer membrane subunit, whose product MKLSATLPGLLAGLLLAGCASDGGLAARQSPAPLASLPLGAAASAPLGDWPVLDWWRAFGDPQLDRLIEQARAKAPSLAEARARIERADALLLARRADTGFAADASAALLRQRYSEHAAVAPTIAGSSHTSGSLTLGFRYEFDFWGQNRERIAAELAQGDAARIEARAAEAALASAIAHSYVELARTEQELQLASRAVALGQREVLLRQTRLRSGLDTEVEWRQASAEVPLAEAEATRLGAQAAMLRHQLAALAGAGPAFGAQIAAPQLQLKQGLTLPPQLEADLVARRPEIVAQRLRLEAAGHAVAAARADFYPNINLSGSAGLGALDASQLLQGGSRLFGVGPALHLPLFDAGRLRAGLATRQAEQAAEVARYNQLVLNAFREVADQVSAWRALDSRVAAHASAARELDGAERAAEQRYRQGLSSQLLLLQVQRRQLFQQQADAALQAARLQAAIRLNHALGAGVSLNRS is encoded by the coding sequence ATGAAACTGTCCGCTACCTTGCCCGGCCTGCTGGCCGGCCTGCTGCTGGCCGGCTGCGCCAGCGACGGCGGCCTGGCCGCGCGCCAGAGTCCCGCGCCGCTGGCCAGCCTGCCGCTGGGCGCCGCCGCCAGCGCCCCGCTGGGCGACTGGCCCGTTCTCGACTGGTGGCGCGCTTTCGGCGATCCCCAGCTGGACCGCCTGATCGAACAGGCGCGCGCCAAGGCGCCCAGCCTGGCCGAGGCGCGCGCCCGCATCGAGCGTGCCGATGCCCTGCTGCTGGCGCGCCGCGCCGACACCGGCTTTGCGGCCGACGCCAGCGCCGCCCTGCTGCGCCAGCGCTACAGCGAACACGCGGCGGTGGCGCCCACGATTGCCGGCAGCAGCCATACCTCCGGCTCGCTGACCCTGGGCTTCCGCTACGAATTCGATTTCTGGGGCCAGAACCGCGAACGCATCGCGGCCGAACTGGCGCAGGGCGACGCCGCCCGCATCGAAGCGCGCGCCGCCGAAGCGGCGCTGGCCAGCGCCATCGCGCACAGCTATGTGGAACTGGCGCGTACCGAGCAGGAACTGCAGCTGGCAAGCCGCGCCGTCGCGCTCGGCCAGCGTGAAGTGCTGTTGCGTCAGACCCGCCTGCGCTCCGGCCTGGATACGGAAGTGGAATGGCGCCAGGCGTCAGCCGAGGTGCCGCTGGCCGAAGCGGAAGCCACGCGTCTCGGCGCGCAGGCCGCCATGCTGCGCCACCAATTGGCCGCGCTGGCCGGCGCCGGCCCGGCTTTCGGCGCCCAGATCGCCGCGCCGCAGCTGCAGCTGAAGCAGGGACTGACCCTGCCGCCACAGCTGGAAGCGGACCTGGTGGCGCGCCGTCCCGAGATCGTGGCCCAGCGCCTGCGCCTGGAAGCGGCCGGCCACGCCGTCGCCGCCGCGCGCGCCGACTTCTACCCGAATATCAATCTGAGCGGCAGCGCCGGCCTGGGCGCGCTCGACGCCAGCCAGCTGCTGCAAGGCGGCAGCCGCCTGTTCGGCGTCGGCCCGGCCCTGCACCTGCCGCTGTTCGACGCCGGCCGCCTGCGCGCCGGCCTCGCCACGCGCCAGGCCGAGCAAGCGGCCGAGGTGGCGCGCTACAACCAGCTGGTGCTGAATGCCTTCCGCGAAGTGGCCGACCAGGTCAGCGCCTGGCGCGCGCTGGACAGCCGCGTCGCCGCCCACGCCAGCGCCGCGCGCGAACTCGATGGCGCCGAACGCGCCGCCGAGCAGCGCTACCGGCAAGGCCTTTCCAGCCAGCTGCTGCTGCTGCAGGTGCAGCGCCGCCAGCTGTTCCAGCAGCAGGCCGACGCCGCGCTGCAAGCGGCGCGCCTGCAAGCGGCCATCCGTCTCAACCACGCGCTCGGCGCCGGCGTAAGCCTGAACCGTTCCTGA